The Gossypium hirsutum isolate 1008001.06 chromosome D07, Gossypium_hirsutum_v2.1, whole genome shotgun sequence genome includes the window GATTCATGTGATTGAGATGTAAGATTTTGTTATTGGTTAACATCATCAAGATTAACTAAAAAtgcattttactaaattaacctcaTAGAAATTAGTAAAATgcattttttattgttaaaacaTGTTATCTTGTTATGGTCTAAAagcaaatttaatcaaaatgataTAATACAATAGTAAATTTGTTTTGAGAAATTTAGCATTGCTTAGAGAAatgcttttaaaatatgttgtgaaaaagtgattttgagaagtacttttaaaaagtttggtttaagatttaagtgtttaatattactattaaaaaatgcttttgaaaaataaaatgtttattttagacatgatgttataaattaataaatatgtaattaaataatgttcaaattatttaatattatgatattttagtaagaatataaaaaataatttattataattttttgttaatattttaatatataaaatataaattttaaatatttttaagcaattaatattaattatttataaaatttaattcaaatatataaaatattttttaaatattaaaatataaccaataaaaattaaaatatataatattatatatttaaaataaatttcgataGGAAAGTAATCACATAcccaataaaaatattagataaaataatttataagggTTAAAATTGTTCTTTGTTTTTTAAAGCGCTTTTGCCAAAAGTAGAAGTTAGAAAAAATTGCTTTTGCTTTGGGGGTTCAAAAGCACATTTTAAAAACACTTCTACCTCTAAAAATTATTTACTAAGTATTGCTTATGGGTCCAAAAACGTTTTTTAcctcaaaagtacttttgagaaacaATGCTAAACTAAGCCTTAGCATTTAAGACTTGagcattaaattttatataacaatttaatattttaattaaaaaatatttaaattaattaataacattataaaaaatatagtGACCAAATTATGTTAAGAATTAAAGCATAAATGTTAAATCTCAATTTTAGACGTGATAGAGGGACCAAAACTAAAATCTAatcaatttagaaaaataaaaaaaaagaaaaagaaagagagagagagcatGTCCATATGTCAATAAAGCATTTTGAACAGtctcattataaattttgatcatatctatttttttaacataatgtcTAAAACTACCCACAGCCCTCCCCAAcacataaataggaggataatgtgcttcagtacactcgaacccacgtcctcctgtaTTGACAGCAATATCCATGTAAATCGAGTTAAGAGACTTAATCAaccaaatatatgaatttttaaaatatttgaattttgttactagatattttttcaattttttcaagtaAAGAGGATAATGAATTTGAATGCATGAATACAAATTCATTgtcagaaaaaataaaataaattcaaataataaatatataaatctaaattttattcataaaaataacatggatttgaataatagaTGTTTAAGACTTAATACATACATCATTTTTAAATCTATTATGAATaacaattaaaatatcaaaattcaaatattatttaaattcgtAAAATCAAAAAAATGTAAAAtctaaatctataaatagattaaacatatataaatatacaaggTTTTTATAACAAAATcggggttttttactaaaatattataaaagaaattaaaaataaccaaaatattatatatattttttatttaccaaaatataccaaaaaacaaaaaacagaaaaaaaaaagctacAGTTGATTTGACAGGCCACTGATAGGCGGCACTGCCCTTATAATGGGGACCATTCGGCTGGTGGGTGGGAGGAAGAGAAGGAgagggaaagaagaagaaagaaagaaagaaaataaaaggagaagaagaaaaaagaatgaaagacaaggaaaggagaagagaaaaaaaagaagaagaagaagaagaggggaggaaggaaaaagaaagaaagaaaaggtgattttttattattaattttaattttttgtaatatttgtgtgtaaacaaattatgttatgtacattatacgtgttttattatgttatttagtatataaattttatgaaatttatttagcatgacaaaatttatgaaaaaattcatgttatgtacattgtatgttgattaggaattttttttatgaaatttatttagaatGTTGTAATTAGTTTTTTagaaaaatagcattaaaaataaaatgataaaaaatatgtgtaagaaaacataaaatacgaaaagaaaaaaacGGAAATTGTATATTCACGgaaagtaataaaatctgaaaaaatggtatatttaataaatttcaaaacataatgcgctgaaataaagtaaaaatataaaattagaaattatgaaattttttaaagtaataaaatgcggagaaaaaaatacgaagaaaTGGCCGAGGTAAAAGtgttttactaacttttttttcaacatgcaggcatcgcaatggctCGATTGATTCGACCCGATAGACACATATCTGATGCGGCAAATCAGgcggtatgatttattatttgttaataacgagttttatttatttaaaaaggatataCGTAATACATAGAAATAAATCATGTTATCGTAAtattttttctgtaatttaacactatcagGACTCCTACCGAGTAATAAGGGGCCGTGTGAATGGTTTAAAGAAAGCTCCGGATGCGCGATTGAGGCCGTACTTGGAGCAAGCCGGGTTTGGGTCAGCAGCATTAATTCGGACCTCCGACTTGCGCTATGATTTATTAACTGCGCTAGTGGAGCGGTTGTGCCcagagacccacacttttcattttccgTGTGGGGAGTGCACAGTGACTTTGGAGGATGTTGCAATGCAGCTTGGGCTCTCAATTGACGGGAGTCCCGTAACGGGAGTATTTTCATTAATCGATTCGGCTGCACTTTGTTATTAGCTCCTAGGAGAGTCGCCAGAGGACGAAGAGTCGAATTTTTCGGGCTTAAAATTTACATGGCTGAAAGCCAAATTTGGACAATTATCAGCCACCGCCACTGAAGGTGAGTTGATGTGCGCTGCTCGAGCGTACATCATGCATATCATAGGGGGAGTACTCATGCCCGATGCAAACAACAACAAGGTGCATTTGATGTACTTGCCCCTGTTAGTTGATTTGTCCAGTGTTAGCTCCTATAACTGGGGCTCCGCCGTTCTAGCAGTGTTGTACCGGGAGCTTTGTCGGGTGACAAACCCGAATGTTGTAGACATGGGCTAATGCCTCACATTGCTGCAGTCTTGGGCGCTCTATCGGATGCCATTTTTAGCATCCGTTAGTCACCAACCGTATGTTTATCCACTGGTGAAcaagtgataaaatataaattgtgcCCTTTTTTGTAGTCATAATATATTAACTAATGttaccaaccctaaaccctatattTGTTTTCTGTAGGTGAAGTGTTCGTCCGGGTGTCGGGAGGTCGCACACTGTCCCGATATACCGACTTATGATTAAACAGTATACCCGGGAAAAGGTAAGCtgctattctaatattcatgacaTCTTACTTTCTATATCTTACTCACACGTTATGGCTAAATATAACAATGTTATTAatcatgcagtttatatggatgccaTACCGTAGGCCGAAAATTACAGATGTGGTACCCTCGTCCGCATACGTTCATTCCCACATATGGTACACTAACGcaccaattatcaatttcaacATGGTCGAGTGGTATCACGGAGATCgagtgctacgacagtttggcTGCATCCAACCTATCTCGGATCCGCCGTGCGAGGTAAGGGAAGTTCACGACATGAATAAGAGAGGAAAACCGATGTTGGATTGGGGAATTAAGCACCAAAAATTTGTGGCGCTGTCACGATATGCGCACATAGATAATGACGTGTGTCGAACCTCCTACACTCGCACCGTCTGTTCcggagatcaactccgtaggacctagTTGGTATACCAGTTCGACGACTGATGGTCTCAGTAACTCGAAACGTTTCCAGTcgtcgtgaatatatttctacatttatTGACCTCGCCAACCGACGGTTTGCAACCATTTCATCCCTGACATGttcgacaaacacgtgtcccGCCTCAATCTGGTCGACTTGTTGCTAACCCATTCTTGACATCATAGTAGCCAGCATGTAGAAAGTAGCAGACAAGACAGATGTAATCGAAAGATGATGTGTTTTCAACAAGACAGCGTTGATCCCCTCGACTAAGTTTATGGTCATTtggccataacgaaagccctcatcaaaactttgagcccactGCCACGACTCCATTGTGCCCAACCATTATCGGAAAGATGTGTTTGTCTGCCCCTCCATTTCACTCTCAAGTCGGATCATTCTTTGTCGGAAAATATGTGGCTCTAACTCGTACACTGCATAAGTATTAAGAAAAAATAAGTTCTAGAAACTCgataacataaaacattacaacttatattgaaaatataaggttatcatttacccatttccacgacttgtctcttccagtctgcattcttataatctttgtggaagttagccgcaatgtgacggatgcagtaaacggatctccatggcACACCAGAACGCCTAATTGCTGCAATTAAACctttccctctatcggagatgatgcaaatgttatcgttgctaataacatacctccgcaggttTGTGAGGAAGAATTCCTAAGACTCCATGTTCTCTTTATCTACGAtagcaaatgctatcgggagcacgtttctattgccgtcttgagcaacaataagaagtaggatctgtgtatattttctatatagccaggtcccatccacctgcacgaatggcttgcagtggggaaatacccgcacacatggatcaaacgtccagaacatctGATGGAAAATCCTTTTTGCCGGCTGTAACTGGTCGTAATATTCAACATCGGGTGTAATATTCAAGTCGATACCGATCCCACCcatagtcgattcactatcaacgtatgatattggagccaccatccaAAGTTCTTGAGCTCCGTGTTCTTCATCAGATGCATTGAcatcttcattttgctccataccggctaactcagcaaataagtgaatcagTGCATTCTTGTCACTCTCATTCCCACAATAGAGATCGACCATTGTTTCCAcgtcttcgtcgtctacaagttccatttcgacgaatttgaccggatttgtcgaaactggaaacttgtagaataTTTTTGATATCCTTTTCCCACAACGTCTaagaatttt containing:
- the LOC107956140 gene encoding protein MAINTENANCE OF MERISTEMS-like, with the protein product MARLIRPDRHISDAANQADSYRVIRGRVNGLKKAPDARLRPYLEQAGFGSAALIRTSDLRYDLLTALVERLCPETHTFHFPCGECTVTLEDVAMQLGLSIDGSPLLGESPEDEESNFSGLKFTWLKAKFGQLSATATEGELMCAARAYIMHIIGGVLMPDANNNKVHLMYLPLLVDLSSVSSYNWGSAVLAVLYRELCRVTNPNVVDMG